A single region of the Candidatus Neomarinimicrobiota bacterium genome encodes:
- a CDS encoding ComF family protein, whose product MPIQVLKGNWRFGWALDLHTISSSYIAEGEFDTEYTEIGQMLHKLKYQNDKSQIEPLAAKLYEFFQDRRAAPNISSIIPIPPSNEDRRFQPVTVLADALGEKLGIIVLHDYIQKIKITQTLKSVETQAAKEKLLRGVFKLNPDIEPDRVGKNVLLFDDLYQSGATLREVTKTLNNEKYIRSIYVLTVTKTRKKK is encoded by the coding sequence TTGCCGATTCAAGTTCTAAAAGGAAATTGGAGATTCGGGTGGGCGCTCGATTTGCACACGATTTCAAGCAGTTATATTGCGGAAGGAGAATTTGATACCGAATATACAGAGATCGGGCAAATGCTCCATAAGTTGAAATATCAAAATGATAAAAGTCAAATCGAGCCGCTCGCAGCTAAACTGTATGAGTTTTTCCAGGATCGCCGGGCAGCTCCAAACATATCCTCTATCATACCGATTCCACCGTCGAACGAGGATAGGAGATTTCAGCCCGTTACAGTATTGGCAGATGCCCTGGGGGAAAAATTAGGTATAATTGTTCTCCACGATTATATCCAAAAGATTAAAATTACCCAAACACTCAAGTCGGTGGAGACACAAGCAGCCAAAGAGAAATTATTGCGGGGAGTGTTCAAACTGAACCCGGATATAGAGCCCGACCGGGTGGGGAAAAACGTCCTTCTGTTCGATGACCTTTACCAGTCGGGCGCGACTTTGAGAGAGGTAACAAAAACTCTGAATAACGAAAAATATATCAGAAGCATCTATGTATTGACAGTGACCAAAACGCGGAAGAAGAAATGA